The proteins below are encoded in one region of Bos indicus x Bos taurus breed Angus x Brahman F1 hybrid chromosome 2, Bos_hybrid_MaternalHap_v2.0, whole genome shotgun sequence:
- the CARF gene encoding calcium-responsive transcription factor isoform X6, translating into MECQYGPRRKGFQLKKIGELENRSCQLYKATCPARIYIKKVQKFPDYRVPTDPKIDRKIIRMEQEKAFNLLKKNLVDAGGVLRWYVQLPTQQAHQYHELETPCLPLSSSSFPISSLEEEEAAIRDENCTLPSRLHPQVAHKIQELVSQGIEQVYAVRKQLRKFVERELFKPDEVPERHNLSFFPTVNDIRNHIHEVQKSLRNGDNICNSEIIPATLQWTTDSGNILRETVTVTLAEGNSQGESVSSKLETNQTRNSLSPEPAQLLSSLSSFQPKIFTHLQGLQLQPRFTSDGSPALISVNNHPSSSPSRLLDSVGSVVMNNNSLLLGQTHCLQTDTPLTPNSSISSTMNNLPGPDQNLVAVDQLVEVEDVEDTETLEGNVHRILLGNVQTIPIQIIDSPPVLIEENSEGTISVNQVKQEPKEPALSLEAKPNLDCKKLSAT; encoded by the exons gatttacattaaaaaagtacAGAAATTTCCTGACTATAGAGTTCCTACAGACCCCAAAATTGACAGGAAGATAATCCGAATGGAGCAGGAGAAAGCCTTTAACTTGCTAAAAAAGAACTTGGTAGATGCTGGTGGTGTTCTTAG gTGGTATGTACAGTTACCTACGCAGCAAGCTCATCAGTATCATGAATTAGAGACTCCCTGCCTCCCTTTATCATCTTCCTCCTTTCCCATATCTTCTCTTGAAGAAGAAGAAGCTGCAATTAGAGATGAGAATTGTACATTGCCCTCACGTCTACATCCTCAAGTAGCACATAAAATTCAAGAATTAGTATCACAGGGAATAGAACAAGTGTATGCAGTTAGAAAACAGCTAAG AAAATTTGTCGAAAGGGAACTCTTCAAACCTGATGAAGTACCTGAAAGACATAATTTATCCTTTTTTCCAACTGTAAATGATATAAGAAATCACATCCATGAGGTACAGAAATCCTTGAGAAATGGAGATAATATATGTAACTCAGAGATTATTCCAGCAACG CTTCAATGGACTACAGATAGTGGGAATATTCTCAGAGAGACTGTGACAGTTACACTTGCAGAAG gtAATTCACAAGGAGAATCAGTTTCCAGCAAATTGGAAACAAATCAGACAAGGAATTCTTTGTCACCAGAACCAGCCCAGTTGCTctcctcactttcttcatttcAGCCAAAAATATTCACACACCTGCAG GGTTTGCAGTTACAACCAAGATTCACTTCTGATGGATCACCAGCTCTAATATCAGTGAATAACCACCCCTCCTCCAGTCCTTCAAGACTTCTGGATTCAGTAGGAAGTGTTGTAATGAATAATAATTCTCTACTGCTTGGTCAGACTCATTGCCTTCAAACAGATACACCTCTAACCCCAAACAGTAGTATTTCTTCTACCATGAATAACCTTCCAGGACCAGATCAAAATCTAGTTGCAGTGGATCAGCTGGTAGAAGTTGAAGATGTTGAAGATACAGAGACTCTGGAAGGAAATGTTCATCGTATTCTATTGGGAAATGTGCAGACCATACCAATACAGATTATAGACAGCCCACCAGTTCTTA TTGAAGAAAATTCAGAAGGTACCATTTCTGTGAACCAAGTTAAGCAAGAacccaaagaaccagctttatCTCTGGAAGCAAAACCAAATTTGGACTGTAAGAAATTATCTGCTACATAA